One genomic window of Ornithorhynchus anatinus isolate Pmale09 chromosome 12, mOrnAna1.pri.v4, whole genome shotgun sequence includes the following:
- the MAP9 gene encoding microtubule-associated protein 9 isoform X2, with amino-acid sequence MSNDVFSTTLAYSKSSKVTKRTAFQEELKEVISARKSRQPSTEYSDDFTSDEDGTLKDVSEASMDEKSIKKKVTNKFHLSDDDKKKSPKVTYLKSKKTHGKKVQNAPTVTIKNKVAASDSQDKSELKSLLECQSKEDETEQKKMKVKPKPKPRNRQIKSTSSVERISGVAVDDNFKPSPRQRSILRKSSHVEDKEVPGEDSKINLSLKPASHSAPSSLTRLNDILLESENRALSESPNPEGPWLKSPSPILPLYHSVSADENIGKFSPLSGEGSSVKAWDENRNYLKLEESDRNSPPVMGLMMTAEYDKLNQIQETSEHDLEEAEKKLDQIMDNDIKDAPTESTITTTLDESLKNTTEDKNQKNIETKRRGEHLPSRSLTSEYIRQSHAKKKTPSLAASSQYLGALKVLDKKPSQNQTMEIDKADSLRAAVYQEWLKKKNTFLQELQKIKRNEAEELRIKNEQKGASKKEEALASFKAWKAMKEREAKKIAKMKKLEEAKMKRSAEETAEKKGEAQKAFEKWKEQKMEYLKEKSKKEKQLEREKKKKDEEIDAEKKKVNIIAVEKWNEKKEILFKQKAKEKINEKRKQEIEKAAKEDKDRQALDEYERWLEEPRAKAQVNTP; translated from the exons GAGGAACTAAAAGAAGTCATTTCAGCCCGGAAATCCAGGCAGCCAAGTACCGAGTACTCCGATGACTTTACCAGTGATGAAGATG gcaCATTGAAAGATGTTTCTGAGGCTTCAATGGATGAAAAGTCAATTAAGAAAAAAGTCACTAATAAGTTCCATTTATCTGATGATGACAAAAAGAAGTCCCCAAAAGTGACCTACCTGAAAAGTAAAAAAACTCATGGCAAAAAGGTCCAGAATGCTCCTACCGTCACCATCAAAAATAAAGTAGCAgcatctgactctcaggacaaGAGTGAACTTAAATCCTTACTTGAATGCCAAAGTAAAGAAGATGAAACtgaacaaaagaaaatgaaagtgaaacccaaacccaaaccaaGGAATCGTCAAATCAAAAGTACATCCTcag tgGAACGGATCAGTGGAGTTGCAGTAGATGACAATTTTAAGCCATCACCTCGACAAAGAAGTATCTTAAGAAAGAGCAGCCATGTGGAGGATAAAGAAGTCCCAGGGGAGGACAGTAAAATTAATTTGAGTCTGAAGCCAGCATCACATTCTGCCCCCTCATCTCTAACCAGGCTGAATGACATATTATTAGAATCCGAGAATAGAGCGCTGTCTGAAAGTCCCAATCCTGAG GGACCATGGTTAAAAAGCCCATCTCCAATATTACCTCTTTATCACTCAGTATCCGCTGATGAAAATATTGGAAAATTTTCACCCCTATCTGGAGAAGGCTCGTCTGTAAAAG CATGGGATGAAAACCGGAATTATTTGAAATTAGAAGAGAGTGACAGGAACTCTCCCCCAGTCATGGGACTGATGATGACTGCTGAATATGATAAACTAAATCAAATTCAAGAAACTTCTGAACATGATCTAGAAGAAGCTGAGAAGAAATTAGATCAGATCATGGATAATGACATAAAAGATGCTCCaacagagagtacaataacaactaCTTTAGATGAATCACTTAAG AATACAACTGAAGATAAGAATCAGAAGAACATTGAAACTAAACGAAGAGGGGAACATCTGCCcagcag ATCATTGACATCTGAATATATAAGACAATCTCATGCTAAGAAAAAAACTCCATCTCTAGCAGCATCTTCTCAGTACCTAGGGGCATTAAAGGTCTTAGACAAGAAGCCCTCACAGAACCAAACCATGGAGATTGACAAAGCAGATTCTCTTAGGGCAGCAGTTTATcag GAATggctgaaaaagaaaaatactttCTTACAAGAACttcaaaaaattaaaagaaatgaAGCTGAAGAGTTAAGAATTAAGAATGAGCAG AAAGGAGCTTCCAAGAAAGAAGAAGCTCTAGCCTCCTTTAAAGCCTGGAAAGCAATGAAGGAAAGGGAAGCAAAGAAAATAGCTAAAATGAAGAAGCTTGAGGAAGCAAAAATGAAACGATCAGCGGAGGAGACTgctgagaagaaaggagaagcccAAAAG GCttttgaaaaatggaaagagcaaaagatGGAGTACCTAAAAGAGAAGAGTAAAAAGGAAAAGCAacttgagagagaaaagaaaaagaaagatgaggaaattgatgctGAAAAGAAGAAAGTCAACATTATTGCTGTTGAAAAATG GaatgaaaaaaaggaaattcTTTTCAAGCAGAAGGcgaaagagaaaataaatgaaaagagaaaGCAAGAAATAGAGAAGGCTGCAAAAGAAGATAAAGACAGACAGGCATTAGATGAATATGAAAGATGGCTG GAAGAGCCACGTGCGAAAGCCCAAGTGAACACGCCATAG
- the MAP9 gene encoding microtubule-associated protein 9 isoform X1 → MSNDVFSTTLAYSKSSKVTKRTAFQEELKEVISARKSRQPSTEYSDDFTSDEDGTLKDVSEASMDEKSIKKKVTNKFHLSDDDKKKSPKVTYLKSKKTHGKKVQNAPTVTIKNKVAASDSQDKSELKSLLECQSKEDETEQKKMKVKPKPKPRNRQIKSTSSVERISGVAVDDNFKPSPRQRSILRKSSHVEDKEVPGEDSKINLSLKPASHSAPSSLTRLNDILLESENRALSESPNPEGPWLKSPSPILPLYHSVSADENIGKFSPLSGEGSSVKAWDENRNYLKLEESDRNSPPVMGLMMTAEYDKLNQIQETSEHDLEEAEKKLDQIMDNDIKDAPTESTITTTLDESLKNTTEDKNQKNIETKRRGEHLPSRSLTSEYIRQSHAKKKTPSLAASSQYLGALKVLDKKPSQNQTMEIDKADSLRAAVYQEWLKKKNTFLQELQKIKRNEAEELRIKNEQKGASKKEEALASFKAWKAMKEREAKKIAKMKKLEEAKMKRSAEETAEKKGEAQKAFEKWKEQKMEYLKEKSKKEKQLEREKKKKDEEIDAEKKKVNIIAVEKWNEKKEILFKQKAKEKINEKRKQEIEKAAKEDKDRQALDEYERWLERKESTEKKQRKFQVLPENKTPPPWNPPSKIVSSRNS, encoded by the exons GAGGAACTAAAAGAAGTCATTTCAGCCCGGAAATCCAGGCAGCCAAGTACCGAGTACTCCGATGACTTTACCAGTGATGAAGATG gcaCATTGAAAGATGTTTCTGAGGCTTCAATGGATGAAAAGTCAATTAAGAAAAAAGTCACTAATAAGTTCCATTTATCTGATGATGACAAAAAGAAGTCCCCAAAAGTGACCTACCTGAAAAGTAAAAAAACTCATGGCAAAAAGGTCCAGAATGCTCCTACCGTCACCATCAAAAATAAAGTAGCAgcatctgactctcaggacaaGAGTGAACTTAAATCCTTACTTGAATGCCAAAGTAAAGAAGATGAAACtgaacaaaagaaaatgaaagtgaaacccaaacccaaaccaaGGAATCGTCAAATCAAAAGTACATCCTcag tgGAACGGATCAGTGGAGTTGCAGTAGATGACAATTTTAAGCCATCACCTCGACAAAGAAGTATCTTAAGAAAGAGCAGCCATGTGGAGGATAAAGAAGTCCCAGGGGAGGACAGTAAAATTAATTTGAGTCTGAAGCCAGCATCACATTCTGCCCCCTCATCTCTAACCAGGCTGAATGACATATTATTAGAATCCGAGAATAGAGCGCTGTCTGAAAGTCCCAATCCTGAG GGACCATGGTTAAAAAGCCCATCTCCAATATTACCTCTTTATCACTCAGTATCCGCTGATGAAAATATTGGAAAATTTTCACCCCTATCTGGAGAAGGCTCGTCTGTAAAAG CATGGGATGAAAACCGGAATTATTTGAAATTAGAAGAGAGTGACAGGAACTCTCCCCCAGTCATGGGACTGATGATGACTGCTGAATATGATAAACTAAATCAAATTCAAGAAACTTCTGAACATGATCTAGAAGAAGCTGAGAAGAAATTAGATCAGATCATGGATAATGACATAAAAGATGCTCCaacagagagtacaataacaactaCTTTAGATGAATCACTTAAG AATACAACTGAAGATAAGAATCAGAAGAACATTGAAACTAAACGAAGAGGGGAACATCTGCCcagcag ATCATTGACATCTGAATATATAAGACAATCTCATGCTAAGAAAAAAACTCCATCTCTAGCAGCATCTTCTCAGTACCTAGGGGCATTAAAGGTCTTAGACAAGAAGCCCTCACAGAACCAAACCATGGAGATTGACAAAGCAGATTCTCTTAGGGCAGCAGTTTATcag GAATggctgaaaaagaaaaatactttCTTACAAGAACttcaaaaaattaaaagaaatgaAGCTGAAGAGTTAAGAATTAAGAATGAGCAG AAAGGAGCTTCCAAGAAAGAAGAAGCTCTAGCCTCCTTTAAAGCCTGGAAAGCAATGAAGGAAAGGGAAGCAAAGAAAATAGCTAAAATGAAGAAGCTTGAGGAAGCAAAAATGAAACGATCAGCGGAGGAGACTgctgagaagaaaggagaagcccAAAAG GCttttgaaaaatggaaagagcaaaagatGGAGTACCTAAAAGAGAAGAGTAAAAAGGAAAAGCAacttgagagagaaaagaaaaagaaagatgaggaaattgatgctGAAAAGAAGAAAGTCAACATTATTGCTGTTGAAAAATG GaatgaaaaaaaggaaattcTTTTCAAGCAGAAGGcgaaagagaaaataaatgaaaagagaaaGCAAGAAATAGAGAAGGCTGCAAAAGAAGATAAAGACAGACAGGCATTAGATGAATATGAAAGATGGCTG gaaaggaaagaaagtactgaaaaaaaacaaaggaaGTTTCAAGTTCTTCCTGAAAATAAGACACCTCCTCCTTGGAACCCTCCAAGCAAAATTGTATCATCAAGAAATTCTTGA